The Amycolatopsis jiangsuensis nucleotide sequence CGCGACCAGCCAGGTGAACACGAACAGCGCGACGATCGCGAAGCCGGCGTAGTCCAGGTCCACGCCGGCGATCGCGGCCAGCGGACCGCGGGTGATGGCGAGCTTTTCGGCCAGCAGCGAGACGAGTTCGATGGTGCCGACGCCGAGCGCGACGGCCACCGACAGCGCGGTCACCGTGAGGTTGTAGTAGATCTTGCGGATCGGCCGGGCGAAGGCCCAGCCGTAGGCGTAGTTCATCAGCACGCCGTCGGCCGCGTCGAACAGGCTCATCCCGGCGGCGAACAACACCGGCAGTACCAGGATCGCGTACCAGGGCAGGGAAAACGCGGCCGCGCCCGCGGCGAGCACGAGCAGCCCGATCTCCGTCGCGGTGTCGAAACCGAGTCCGAAGAGGACACCCACCGGATAGCTGTGCCACGGCTTGCGGACCGTCTTCGTCAGGCCACGCAGCAGCCGGTTCATCAGTCCGCGGTTGGCGAGGTGGTGCTCCAGCGCCGCTTCGTCGAATTCGCCGCGGCGCATCGCCGCGAACACCCGGGCGAGGCCGACGAGTGCCACCAGGTTCGTGATCGCGATGAGGTACAGGAAAGCCCCGGACACCGATGTACCGATGAGCCCGGTGGTCTCGTGCAGCGCCGAGGAATCGTCCTCGAGCTGTCCGGCCAGCGCCCGCACACCGAGCGAGAGCAGCAGGCACAGCGCGAACACGATGGTCGAGTGCCCGAGGGAAAACCAGAACCCCACAGACAACGGACGTTGTCCCTCGGACATCAGCTTGCGGGTGGTGTTGTCGATGGCGGCGATGTGGTCGGCGTCGAACGCGTGCCGCATCCCCAGGGTGAACGCGGTGACGCCGAGCCCGATGCCGAATCCGCCCGCGGCGCCGAGTTCGTAGTGCCGCGGCGCGACCACCAGCGCCAGCAGTCCCCAGCCGACGACGTTGAGCAGCAGGATCACCACAGCCATCCCGCCGATCGACCAGCGCTCGCCTCGGGACTGGCTCGACTTGCCCACCCAGGAAGGCTAAACAGCCGCCCCGCCGAACCGCAACGCTCGTGAGTGCTGCGGCCGGTTCTCACCGGCCGCACCACCCACGAGGGGGTCAGCCGGCGCGCAGGTGCAGCGAGTCGAGTGCCTTGCGCACGTGCCCGCCGGTCGCCTCGAGCGCCGCGGCGGCGCGGGTGACGTCGCTGCCGGACAGCAGGTGCACGAGCGCCACTTTGAGGTCGTCACCGGCTTCGGCGAGCGCGTCCGAACAGTCGGCCATGGTCATGCCGGTGGCCTCCTGCAGGATACGCACCGTGCGGCCGCGCAGCTTCGCGTTGGTGGCGCGCATGCTGACCATCAGGTTGGAGTAGGTCTTGCCCATCTTGATCATCGTCGTGGTGGAGAACGCGGTGAGGATCAGCTTCTGCGCGGTACCGGCCTTCATCCGGGTGGAACCGGCGATGGCCTCCGGGCCGGTCGCGACGGCGATCAGCACGTCGACCCCGGACGGTTTGGCCGCACGCGGGTTGGCCGACACGAGGCCGGTGCGTGCGCCCGCCCGGCTCGCCGCGGCGAGCGCGCCGAGCACGTACGGCGTCCGCCCGGACGCGGCCAGCCCGAGCACGAAGTCACCCGGCCGCACGACCTCCGACAGCTCGGCTTCGCCGGCTTCCGCGTCGTCCTCGGCGTTCTCCACGGCTTCCCGCAGTGCCTTCGCGCCACCGGCGTGGTGCGCCACGAACCAGTCGGAGGGCACGTTGAAGGTGGGCACGAGTTCGGCCGCGTCCAGCGTGGCCAGCCGCCCCGAGGTACCCGCGCCGACGTAGTGCACCCGCCCGCCGCCGCGCAGCGCGTCGACCGCGTAGTCGACCGCACGGGCCAGCTGCGGCAGCACCTCCGCCACCGCGTCCGGCACCTTGCGGTCCTCGGCGTTGATCGCACCCAGGATCGCCTGGGTGGACATCAGGTCGATGTCGACGGTACGGGGGTTGCGTTGTTCGGTCGGAGAATCGACGTGCACCGCCTGGCACGGGACGGTCATCACGGGCCTCACTTTCCCCTCACTTGCCGGTTTCGCGCGGACGGCGGCGGCCGTCGGGCCTGACCCCGAGCCGGTGCGAGCCGACCGCATCCCTTGTCGCGTCGAGTGCGCTGACCGAGGCGTCCATGTGCCGCTGCGCGACCCCGATGAAAAGGCAGTCGATCACGGTCAGCTGGGCGATCCGGCTCGCCGTCGCGCCCGAGCGGAACGTGGTTTCCCTGGCCGCGGTGGTCAGTACGTGGTCGGCGACCTCGGTGACCGGCGAGCGCGGGAAGTTCGTGACCGCCACGGTCACCGCGCCGTGCTCGCGGGCCACGCGCAGCGCCTCCACGGTGTCCGTGGTGGCGCCGGTGTGCGAGACGCCGATCGCGACGTCGCCCGGCTGCATGACCGCGGCTGAGGTGAGCATGATGTGCGTGTCCGACCAGGCGAAGCTGATCCGCCCGATCCGGTGCAGCTTCTGCTGCAGGTCCGCGGCGACGAACGCACTGGCGCCCACGCCGTACACATCGACGCGCCCGGCATTCGCGACAAGGTCGATCACGCTCTGCAGCGCGGCCACGTCGAGCTGGTCGGCGGTCTCCTCGACCGCGCGCGCGTCGGCGAAGCTGACTTTCCCGATCACCGACGCCAGGTCGTCGCCCGGGCCGATCTCGCCGCCGAGGTTGCGCGTGGTGCGCGCCTCGGTGCGCGCGGTGTCCGCGGCGAGCGCGATGCGCAGCTGCGGGTAGCCACCGACGCCGACGGC carries:
- a CDS encoding N-acetylmuramic acid 6-phosphate etherase, which codes for MMTVPCQAVHVDSPTEQRNPRTVDIDLMSTQAILGAINAEDRKVPDAVAEVLPQLARAVDYAVDALRGGGRVHYVGAGTSGRLATLDAAELVPTFNVPSDWFVAHHAGGAKALREAVENAEDDAEAGEAELSEVVRPGDFVLGLAASGRTPYVLGALAAASRAGARTGLVSANPRAAKPSGVDVLIAVATGPEAIAGSTRMKAGTAQKLILTAFSTTTMIKMGKTYSNLMVSMRATNAKLRGRTVRILQEATGMTMADCSDALAEAGDDLKVALVHLLSGSDVTRAAAALEATGGHVRKALDSLHLRAG
- a CDS encoding MurR/RpiR family transcriptional regulator — encoded protein: MPTVSNFPTADDTDSVVITAPSEHLAGQPPARDADASPLVRIRSLLPGLARAEQRVAKVVLDDPGAVARRSITEVALAANTSETTVTRFCKAVGVGGYPQLRIALAADTARTEARTTRNLGGEIGPGDDLASVIGKVSFADARAVEETADQLDVAALQSVIDLVANAGRVDVYGVGASAFVAADLQQKLHRIGRISFAWSDTHIMLTSAAVMQPGDVAIGVSHTGATTDTVEALRVAREHGAVTVAVTNFPRSPVTEVADHVLTTAARETTFRSGATASRIAQLTVIDCLFIGVAQRHMDASVSALDATRDAVGSHRLGVRPDGRRRPRETGK
- a CDS encoding HoxN/HupN/NixA family nickel/cobalt transporter; its protein translation is MAVVILLLNVVGWGLLALVVAPRHYELGAAGGFGIGLGVTAFTLGMRHAFDADHIAAIDNTTRKLMSEGQRPLSVGFWFSLGHSTIVFALCLLLSLGVRALAGQLEDDSSALHETTGLIGTSVSGAFLYLIAITNLVALVGLARVFAAMRRGEFDEAALEHHLANRGLMNRLLRGLTKTVRKPWHSYPVGVLFGLGFDTATEIGLLVLAAGAAAFSLPWYAILVLPVLFAAGMSLFDAADGVLMNYAYGWAFARPIRKIYYNLTVTALSVAVALGVGTIELVSLLAEKLAITRGPLAAIAGVDLDYAGFAIVALFVFTWLVALAVWRFGRIEEKWSARLDGPA